The Desulfurobacterium pacificum genome contains the following window.
TTCTCTTTCTGGTTCTTCGTCTGGAATGAGAAGCATTACTCTGTCTATTCCCATTGCGAAGCCTAAAGCCGGTGTGGAAGGACCCTTTAGTTCTTCTACTAATTTATCGTAGCGTCCGCCTGCTAAAACAGTGCTTTGTGCGCCTAATTGGGTTGATTTGAATTCAAAGACAGTTTTTGTGTAGTAGTCAAGGCCGCGGACCAGGTGGAGATTTTCGTTAAACGTGACGTTTAGCAGAGTCAGGTAATTCTTAACTTTTTCAAAATGTTCTTTACACTCTTCACATAGGAAATCGGTAATTATGGGTGCGTTTTTAACTATTTCCTGACAGCTTTCTGTTTTGCAATCTAAAACTCTCAGGGGATTTCTTTTAAATCTTTCTTTGCAGTCCTGACAGAGTTTTTCTTCATGTTTTTGTAGGTATTCTATTAAAGCTTTCCTGTAGAGCGGGCGACAGTTTTCACAGCCGATAGAGTTTATTTCCAGGGTTGTATCTATCTTTAGTTTGTTGAGAATCTCTTGAGCTGTTTGTATAAGTTCTGCATCAGCACCTGGATTGGATAGTCCGAATACTTCACAGCCTGCCTGGAAAAACTGCCTTTTCCTTCCGGCTTGAGGTCTCTCAAATCGGAACATTGGTCCTACATAGAACCATTTTGTAAAAGGTTCTTTTGCGTATATTCCGTGTTGAATGTATGCTCTTGCTGCCGATGCTGTTCCTTCTGGACGAAGCGCTATTGTTCTTCCGCCTTTGTCTTCAAATATGTACATTTCTTTTTGAACTATATCAGTGGTTTCTCCGACACTGCGAGAGAAGAGCTTTGCTTCTTCAAATATGGGAAGTATAACTTCTTTAAAACCTGCAGTTTTGACTGTTTCCTTGAAAGTTTCTACTACTTTTTCAAACTTTTCACTTTCAGGAGGTATTAAATCTTCAACACCTCTTATTGTCTTAAATTCCATTGTTCCTCCTATTTAGAAAGGAGCTGCTGTGCGAGTTGTGTTATGGGGAGATTCTGGTAATCTCCTTTTAGTGCATCTAAAGCGTCTTTAGCTTCCTGTATGTTACCTTTCATTAATCCGGCTATTTCCCTGTATTCTAAGGCTTCTGGATAGGTCCAGTCTTTATCCCGTTTGATTGTATCCAATAGAGATTCTGCCTTGTTTATCTGGTTTTTATCTAACGCTTTTGCTGTTAAAGTTGTTGTTGCAGGAGGAGAGACCAGAAAATTTTTATAGTTTCTACACTTTTCTAAAAGAGAAGTTTGATTTCCCAACTTTCCTGCTAAGAACGCTGCGATTTTTGATGAGGGGGCATTCGGAAATTTGGAAACAGCTATGTTGAAGTATTTTATCGCTTCTTTCTCTTTTCCGTTTCTTAAGTAGAATAGTCCTTTATCTACTATTAACGCAGCTTGCTTTTCTATGCTGATTTTGTGCCATTTGTATATTCCCCAGCTGCCTGCCATTAGCACTACGATGGCTGTTATGAGAGCTAATTTCTTCCAATGTTTTGTTAATAAGTCATAGAGTTTGTAAATGTCAGAAACTAATTGTTCAGCCTGTGGAGTGTCTATTTTTTCAGGTATGTGAATGGGAGGTTCCTCTTTCTTCTTTTGGTATGCTTTATAAGGTGGCTTTTTCAACGAATACCTCCTATAATATTTTCTGGATAGTGAATTTTAGCAGTTTGTTTTTGAGGGGAGGAGTTTGGAGACGCAGCAGTTTGAAGAAGAAATAAAGGAAACAGAAGAAGTAAGTAAAGTAAAAAAGACGCAGTTAGTTGTTCTTATCCTTCT
Protein-coding sequences here:
- the hisS gene encoding histidine--tRNA ligase, giving the protein MEFKTIRGVEDLIPPESEKFEKVVETFKETVKTAGFKEVILPIFEEAKLFSRSVGETTDIVQKEMYIFEDKGGRTIALRPEGTASAARAYIQHGIYAKEPFTKWFYVGPMFRFERPQAGRKRQFFQAGCEVFGLSNPGADAELIQTAQEILNKLKIDTTLEINSIGCENCRPLYRKALIEYLQKHEEKLCQDCKERFKRNPLRVLDCKTESCQEIVKNAPIITDFLCEECKEHFEKVKNYLTLLNVTFNENLHLVRGLDYYTKTVFEFKSTQLGAQSTVLAGGRYDKLVEELKGPSTPALGFAMGIDRVMLLIPDEEPEREGIFIVTGGEKAYEEGLKLLILLRQKGIKTQIDHRQGSFKSQLKAADREKAKYVVIIGDRELEEGFYSLKELETGKQEKITSVEELIARI